A segment of the Solanum lycopersicum chromosome 9, SLM_r2.1 genome:
TCAAAAGGTTTTCAAGTTGTATAAGTTGATGGTAAAATTGAACtataataatatacatcaaCTTTTACTATCAAGCCCGATATAGTAATCTAGAAAATAGAGTAAGTATGTAcctattatttaatatttcttgTTCCAACGTATGTTAAAGAACATTTCTTAATTGGACAACATGCTAAGATAGTTTGTGCCACCTAGTAAAATTGTCCTTATTTACCATTAATATTTCCATGGttataaaatctttaaattGAAATCTTATACTCGTTTCAATTTACGTAATATAATTTAACTCGATCCaaagtttatataaaaaatagactTGAAAGAGTAGTGTACAAATGCTTTCATATATCGAGATGTACcgttctttttaaaaaattaactaataaagaTACGATAATACCACATAAATTAGAACATAAAAGTTAGGATTCTACTCTTCTTGTTCTTGATGATATATCCGGGGCTAGATCAACTATATAACATGTCAATCAcacaaattcaataattttaacctatatatatatataatgaaatattcAACCCTTGTCTAATGGATCAAATTGGATGTGTTACCTTTTCTTTTAACTAATTTCACCCGATCACTGTGttgcttaaattttttatcgACATTATTATATTCCtattaaatctttaaaataaaatatatcgcGGCGAAGAATTTGGAGCACATAATATTATTCACCTAAACTAAATAACATCAGATCCATCacactcaatatttttttccttacaaattcGTAAAATCAGTTAATGCTATAttgttaaaactttttacaagtgttattatattcatattaaattcatccaaaatatataattattgaaaaaattaacatatatatatatattaatatttttaaaaagtccGAACAATATAAATTGAAAGTATGTATGTTGACTTAATTAAACACCAAAAGTGGCAAGAGTGAAATTGCGCAAATCACGCCaaagtgaaaataatataaagtgtTAAAATTGACAGCCCATCAATTTGCTTTGCTTTTTCCCATCAGTGATGAATATTTGACagtctaaaaaaaaaaaaagttaatcaagtcattattattattattatttgactgTCAACaaggattttaaaaaatacttaattcaTTGAGAATTACAAGTTTTAAATAGTGTACGAACGAGGAACAAGTTCTagtttaaatatcaaaataaacgATATCAGAAAATTTTAACAAGTTTCgtctctttctttatttttacttttcgcGTTTCATTTTTCGAGAGTCAAAATGTGCTAGTAGAGTGAGGTTTTGCCTTAAAAAACGAAtcttgaaaatgaattaaatacaAAGAATTAACATTacattgaaaaaacaaaatacataatGGATTGATTGCTGCACTTGTTATATGCTTTTTGGATCATCAGATTTTCCAAAAGTGCAGTAATTTGGAATAACACAAAGCAATCAAATAGCTATTAAACATAAGTACATAacttttgaacttcaaaatttgCAGCATCACATGTACTACTAGGACTATGAAACATCAACGCCACGGAACCACCATGATCGATAACTTAGTAACCGGGGAGTCCATCTTCAGTGGTGGCAAGGGAGGGGGAAAGAGAATTACGCGATTCGTCATAATCTTCACCTAATGGAGATTGTTCAACTCGAATCTCCTCAATCAACTTAACAACTTCAACCATAGTAGGCCTTTTTTCGGGTAATGGAACTACACATGCCATGGCTACATGTAGCATTGACACTAACTCCTCCTCAATGTTTTTGTACCTCAACAGTTCTTGATCAAACACTTCAGCAGTCCACTCGTCCCTCACTACTGATCGAACCCATTTAGGCAAATCCACTGGCAATTCTTCCCCCTCATCGCGAGGTCTAGTCGGTGAAGGGTACTCTGAGGGAGCTTTACCAGTGAGCACTTCCAATAACAGTACACCAAAGCTATAAACATCAGATTTTTGAGATAGCCTCTTGATTTCAGATTGTTCGGGCGCTTTGTATCCTCCTAATCTAGCTATGGCATGAACAGGATTTAAAAGCAATGACAACCCAAAATCAGATATACAAGCCACACCATTTTTGTCAAGCAACACATTGGATGATTTCACATTCCCATGTGGGATTCTTGAATCTGCATACTCTTCATGAATGTGAGCAAGCCCTCTAGCTGCCCCTAGCACCAAGCTAATCCTTGTTGTCCAATCCAATGGAATCCTACCTGGTCCTCTGTGTCCTATtagaatcaagaaaaaaaatcccATCAATATTAGCATCTTACCTACATCGCGCTcagactctccaaaaatgttgcCATACCCACGTCAGATCCTCCAAAGATACACTATTTCTGGAGATCTCTAGAGGATCCGACACGTACCTGCCAACATTTATGAGAAGTCTGAGCAATATAACCCTTACCAACCCCAAAAAAGACAATCTTGAATTACAAAACATGTCGCATCCGTGTCAGATTCTCCAAAAATGCGCTATTTCTAGAGATTTTTGGAGAATTTGacacaatatttttgaaaagtccGTGCGATACAACCCTTACCAACCACCAAAAAAGACAATCTTATATTACAAAACATGCTGCACCCATGTCAGAATTCtccaaaaatgcactatttttggaggatccgacacAACAGGCGTTGAcattttgaagagtccgagcaataTAGATCTTAACAACCCCAAAAAGAGACAATCTTTAATCTTTGACAGGAACATAAACTAATGTTTACCATGAAGAAGTGAATGCAAACTCCCATTAGGCAAGTAGTCATAAACAAGCAATTTTTCTTCCTTAGCATAATAGTAAGCTCTAAGTTTCACCATATTTGGATGTTTAAGCTTCCCAATAACATCCATATACTGTTCAAACTCCTTCCTTGGACATGGATTTGCATCTTTCAATCTTTTTACAGCAACTGTAATCCCATCATCAAGAACTGCCTTATAAACAGTACCTAAACACCCTTTACCAAGCATCTCAGCTGATGCTCTTAACAATTCCTCAAGCTCAAATGGCTTCCTCCTATCGAAAAACACGAGTTTACTCCTATCAGTAGCTGTTGTACCATCACTATCACCACCGccaccaccatcaccaccaTTGTTATTAGCATAAACTCGTTTTTCGCTCGAATAACTACTCCTTCTCTTCCCACACTCACTTCCTGACATTGAAAAACTCTGAGTTCTTGAATACTTCCCACAGTAATATGCTACCATAAATGACACTACAACTAACAATGCCACCACATTCACCATCACTATTGCTACGACCCCTCCTCTACTCAACCCTTTACGCGATTTTTCGTGGGGTTCTTCAATTGTTGCAGTGGAGGTTGTAGGCAAAGAGCTAGGGTTTGAAGGAACTATTTCCCCTGTATATGAACATTGAGGTAAATTCCCAATTCCACATAAACCCTCATTTCCATCAAAGCTATTTTCACCAAAATGATTGTATAAACCATTTGGAACAGACCCATAAAGCTCATTATTAGAAAAGTTCAATTCTTTAAGATTTTGAAgagaatttagggatttagggATTGTTCCAGAAAGTTCATTGTTCTGTAAACGAAGTGTGAGTAATCGGGTCAAATTCGCAATCTGAGTCGGAATTGAACCCTCTAGGTTGTTATTTGAAACATCAAGGCGGAGGAGACGACGGAGAGAAGAAATTTCCGGCGGAATTTCACCGGAAAAATCGTTACCGGAGAGGTAAATGAGCTTAAGATTAGTACATTGGGTAATGGGTGTGAGGGTTCCATTAAGGCGATTGTTACGGAGGTCGAGAAGGCGGAGTAAAGGTAAAGAAGAGAGAGCAGTAATAGGTCCCCGGAGATTGAACGACGGGAGAATTACGGCGGAGACAcggttgtttatgcattttaCACCAAGCCATTGAGCTGTGCAGGCGGTGGTGGAGTTCACCGGAAGTGTCCAATTATGAAGGAGTGTACCATGGATGTCAGTTTGTGACTGAAAGAGGAGGAGTGCGGCGGTGTCGTTAC
Coding sequences within it:
- the LOC101247455 gene encoding leucine-rich repeat receptor-like protein kinase PXC1, with the translated sequence MNRFFSSILLLTLLISAVTAAGDGNDTAALLLFQSQTDIHGTLLHNWTLPVNSTTACTAQWLGVKCINNRVSAVILPSFNLRGPITALSSLPLLRLLDLRNNRLNGTLTPITQCTNLKLIYLSGNDFSGEIPPEISSLRRLLRLDVSNNNLEGSIPTQIANLTRLLTLRLQNNELSGTIPKSLNSLQNLKELNFSNNELYGSVPNGLYNHFGENSFDGNEGLCGIGNLPQCSYTGEIVPSNPSSLPTTSTATIEEPHEKSRKGLSRGGVVAIVMVNVVALLVVVSFMVAYYCGKYSRTQSFSMSGSECGKRRSSYSSEKRVYANNNGGDGGGGGDSDGTTATDRSKLVFFDRRKPFELEELLRASAEMLGKGCLGTVYKAVLDDGITVAVKRLKDANPCPRKEFEQYMDVIGKLKHPNMVKLRAYYYAKEEKLLVYDYLPNGSLHSLLHGHRGPGRIPLDWTTRISLVLGAARGLAHIHEEYADSRIPHGNVKSSNVLLDKNGVACISDFGLSLLLNPVHAIARLGGYKAPEQSEIKRLSQKSDVYSFGVLLLEVLTGKAPSEYPSPTRPRDEGEELPVDLPKWVRSVVRDEWTAEVFDQELLRYKNIEEELVSMLHVAMACVVPLPEKRPTMVEVVKLIEEIRVEQSPLGEDYDESRNSLSPSLATTEDGLPGY